The genomic region TGACCGCCGATCGGATGCCGGACGTGGTGGTCAGCTCGACGGCGGGCGCCGTGGCGGTCAAGCCGAGTCGTGCGAGCGCGTCGTCGACGACGCGCCGGGAGCCTGACCCTTGCTCGCGCCACGTCAGAGGCCGGGTGACGATCTCATCTGGCGCCAGCGGCGAGTCCTGTTTGGCCCACGGGTCGTGCGGTGCCGAGTACAGGCCCAGCTCGTCGCGAGCGACGACCAGTGATGCCAGGTCGCCGGGGTCGGCACCGTCCTCGACGAAACCGATGTCGGCCGACCCGTCCGCTACGGCCGTCCGCACGTTCTCGCTGTTGGTGGCGGTCAGGCTGACGACGGTGTCGTGCTGCTGGCGAAGCCGAACCAGCCACAGGGGAAGCAGGTGCTCGGCGACGGTCATGCTCGCCGCGATGCTCAGCTGGTGCGTGCGGTCGTCGCGCAAGGTCGCGATCGACTCGTCGATCTCCTGAGCGAGATCGATCAGACGTGAGGCCCAGCCGACCATCAGGACACCGGACTCAGTGAGCGTCGATCCTCCGGCAGCACGACGCAGGAGGGTCAGTCCCGTCTGGGCCTCGACGGCTCTGAGCCGTTCGGATGCCGATTGCTGGGTGATGCCGTTCGCTCGACCCGCAGCGCCGATGCTGCCATGAGTGGCCACGTCGACCAGCAGCTGAAGAGCAGCCAGGTCGGGGATGTTGCGCATCTGCCTAGACTACGTGTCCTCCACAGGTCTGCCCTGTGGAGCCACAGGGTGACGGGTTCTACCGCGATCCGCGCATCGAGACCACGGTGGAGTCATGACCACCGCACACCTGACGACGACCAGCGAGCCCGCCGCCTGCAGCACCCGCGACCGATCGGGCTGGCTCCGCGAGCTCGAGGGCGCTCCGGCTCTCGGCTTCATCGGACCCAACTGGTTTGCCTCGGTCATGGGCACCGGCATCGTCGCAGTCGCCGCTGCCTCCCTGCCCTTCTCCGTCCCGGGGATCACGGTCTTCGCCACCACCGTCTGGGTCCTCGCCCTCCTGCTTCTCGTCGTGGTGGTCGTGGCGACTGCCGGCCACTGGACGTTGCATGGCGAGGTGGCCCGCGGTCACCTGGACGATCCGGTGATGTCGCACTTCTACGGCGCGCCCGCGATGGGACTCATGACCGTTGGTGCCGGCGCAGTGCTGGTGGGACATCACCTGATCGGCATGACTGCGGCGCTGGCGCTGGACTGGGTGCTGTGGACCGTCGGGACCCTGCTCGGTCTGACCACGGCCGTGCTGGTGCCGATCCGTGCCTTCACCTCGCACGAGGTCCACGAGGACTCCGCCTTCGGCGGCTGGCTCATGCCCGTGGTCCCGCCCATGGTCAGTGCCGCCACCGGCGCTGCCCTCATCCCGCACCTACCGGCCGGCCAGGCCCAGCAGACGATGCTGCTGGCCTGCTACACGTTCTTCGGCCTCACTCTCATGTGCAGCATCGTCATGATCGCGTTCATCTGGAACCGGCTTCTGCGCCACGGCATCGGAGCCGCCGGCGCCGTGCCCACGCTCTGGATCGTCCTCGGTCCCGTCGGTCAGTCGATCACTGCGGCCCACCACCTCGGCAACGTGACCCCCGACGTGCTGGACAGCCCCTACGGCACTGCGTTCCACGCCTTCGCCCTCGTTTACGGCATTCCCATGTGGGGATTCGCGATGCTGTGGTTGGCGATCGCCGCCACCCTCACCGCCCGCACCGCCAAGGAAGGACTTCCGTTCAGCCTGACGTGGTGGTCCTTCACCTTCCCGGTCGGCACCGTGGTCACCGGCACGTCGGGGCTGGCCCAGCTGACCGGCAACCACGTGCTCCAGGTCGCGGCCGGCGCACTGTTCATCCTCCTTCTCAGCGCCTGGGCCGTCGTTGCCGTCCGCACCCTTCGCGGCGTGCACTCTGGGAAGTTGCTCAAGAAGCCCTGAACTCCGACAGACCCATACCTCCGATGAAGGGGAAGCCCTGATGAAGACGCCCCGTCAGAGCACGATCGAATGGTCCGTCGCCACCATGTTCATCTGCGGACTCATGCTCCTAGTCCTGGCGCAGAACGACACGCTCCAAGCCCTCCCGTGGACCAATTTCGGGCTCGCCCTGGCCGGCTTGAGCGCCGTCATGGGAATGGCTCTGGCCATCGCCGAAGCCGACATCTGGCCCGAGCTGGACATCACTGACTATGCCGAGCGCACCGAGCAGACCATCACCGCGTGGTCGGGCATGAACGGCCAGCAGGGCGGCGACCCGGCCAAGCTCGCCGTAGCACTCGTGACCCTGTCGGACTCCGGCGACCTGCCGCTGCGCTTCCTCGCCGGAAGCGACGTCATGGCCGGAGTCGAGCAGAACCTCGCCACCATTCAGGAGCAGATCAACGCCCACCGGGAGCTGTCGGCCTCGCTCGCCTACGACGCCTGAGCCACAGTCTTGGTGTTGCTGACCATGGCCTGGCGATGCGATCGGGTGCGCGGAGGCTCGTCGGTTTTGGTCTCAGTTTTGGTCTCAGTTGGACCATGATGTGCCCTGATTGGGCGTGATGGGCAGTGATGGAAAACCCTGCAATTCCAGCGAAACAGACTCCGACGAACTGGCCGAAATTGGCGCTGGCGCGGTTGGAAAGCGGGTTGAGTGAAAGCTCTCAGGGGTTCGAATCCCCTATCCTCCGCCGGTGCCAGGGCTCGTAGCGTTCTTTGCTGCGGGCCCTGGTGCCGTTTGGACAGGGACCTGGCGCTCCTGGTCTCGCCCGACCATCCCCACCTCTCGACGCAGGCATTTCTCGCCAGGGTTGACGCGAACCTCTCCGAGCGCCTGGAACAGGGTTCCGGGCGCAGCGGTGGTGGGCCTCTGGATCGCCGTTGAGGCCGTGTGACTCGAGCAGGAGCTCGTTCAGAACGGGGTGCGCCCGGCCGACCTGATGGGGCCGGTCGGACGCACCGCGGACCTCACGGGGCGAGGAGCGCTTCCATCTCGGCGATCTCGGTGGTCTGAGCTGCTTCGATCTGCTCGGCCAGGGCGATCGCGTCCGGGTTGGTGCCGCTGTCGATCTCGGC from Aeromicrobium sp. Sec7.5 harbors:
- a CDS encoding LysR family transcriptional regulator; protein product: MRNIPDLAALQLLVDVATHGSIGAAGRANGITQQSASERLRAVEAQTGLTLLRRAAGGSTLTESGVLMVGWASRLIDLAQEIDESIATLRDDRTHQLSIAASMTVAEHLLPLWLVRLRQQHDTVVSLTATNSENVRTAVADGSADIGFVEDGADPGDLASLVVARDELGLYSAPHDPWAKQDSPLAPDEIVTRPLTWREQGSGSRRVVDDALARLGLTATAPAVELTTTSGIRSAVSAGSPPAFMSRRSVRSDVEAGRLVEVPIIGLDLSRDLTALWVGSGRPPAGPVRHLLAIATKARTR
- a CDS encoding TDT family transporter, which gives rise to MTTAHLTTTSEPAACSTRDRSGWLRELEGAPALGFIGPNWFASVMGTGIVAVAAASLPFSVPGITVFATTVWVLALLLLVVVVVATAGHWTLHGEVARGHLDDPVMSHFYGAPAMGLMTVGAGAVLVGHHLIGMTAALALDWVLWTVGTLLGLTTAVLVPIRAFTSHEVHEDSAFGGWLMPVVPPMVSAATGAALIPHLPAGQAQQTMLLACYTFFGLTLMCSIVMIAFIWNRLLRHGIGAAGAVPTLWIVLGPVGQSITAAHHLGNVTPDVLDSPYGTAFHAFALVYGIPMWGFAMLWLAIAATLTARTAKEGLPFSLTWWSFTFPVGTVVTGTSGLAQLTGNHVLQVAAGALFILLLSAWAVVAVRTLRGVHSGKLLKKP